Proteins encoded within one genomic window of Balneolaceae bacterium:
- a CDS encoding DUF2784 domain-containing protein, with amino-acid sequence MYVFLNCFFVIFHGSFTLFNIFGWAWKRTRRIHLYTISLTILSWIGLGLFYGWGYCPSTDWHWQVKRQLGEQNLPASYIKYYADYLTGMNWDPFVVNMSTAAIGISAFLLSIYFNWSDRKTKK; translated from the coding sequence ATGTATGTTTTCCTCAATTGTTTCTTTGTGATTTTTCACGGGAGTTTCACTCTCTTTAACATCTTCGGCTGGGCCTGGAAACGAACGCGCCGGATTCATCTCTATACAATCAGCCTGACAATTCTATCATGGATCGGTCTTGGGCTTTTTTACGGCTGGGGATATTGTCCGTCTACCGACTGGCACTGGCAGGTTAAACGGCAACTTGGCGAACAAAATCTGCCTGCCTCCTACATTAAATACTATGCAGATTACCTGACCGGGATGAACTGGGATCCCTTCGTGGTTAATATGAGTACGGCTGCAATCGGTATCTCCGCATTTCTTTTGTCAATTTATTTTAACTGGAGCGACAGAAAAACAAAAAAATAA
- a CDS encoding efflux RND transporter periplasmic adaptor subunit: MKLTLTPTHMKFHMLIFAVLFVFSGCGNGQLEQTNENRRNATPVYTEELQRTEFRHFINVLGTVESDKTIMISPKVSATVEEVLVRAGQQVKKGDVMARLDGEIIRSQIREVETQLELAETLYERQSNLRNQDIGSEVEFLQAQNQVESLRRQLATLNEQYENYTVRATISGTVDLVDMKVGETVGPSMPVIQLANSEALKVKSRVSEAYITRISQTDSVTISFPSLDETISKQLDVVSRAINASNRTFGIEVFIENGSFNIRPNMMAQVMINDITLSDQIVVPANTVQNANNISFVFLAEETDDGWIAVNREVTTGYNYQNDLVITEGLDTGDLLITSGYSNLSNGAAISIQENNSTGVSN; encoded by the coding sequence ATGAAACTTACTCTAACACCCACTCACATGAAATTCCACATGCTAATATTTGCGGTACTGTTTGTATTCTCGGGCTGCGGAAACGGCCAGCTTGAACAAACCAATGAAAACAGGCGCAATGCCACACCGGTTTATACTGAGGAGCTTCAACGAACTGAATTTCGCCATTTTATAAATGTACTTGGCACTGTGGAATCTGATAAAACTATTATGATTTCGCCTAAAGTATCGGCCACTGTTGAAGAGGTATTGGTACGCGCAGGGCAGCAAGTTAAAAAGGGCGATGTAATGGCCCGCCTTGACGGCGAAATAATCCGCAGCCAGATAAGAGAAGTGGAAACACAACTTGAGCTTGCTGAAACGCTTTACGAACGTCAAAGTAACCTGCGCAATCAGGATATCGGATCTGAAGTCGAGTTTTTACAAGCACAAAACCAGGTAGAGTCACTTCGCAGGCAGCTCGCAACGCTCAACGAACAGTATGAAAATTATACAGTTCGCGCTACTATTTCGGGTACGGTAGATCTTGTGGATATGAAGGTCGGAGAGACAGTTGGCCCATCTATGCCTGTTATACAGCTGGCAAATTCAGAAGCTCTTAAAGTAAAATCAAGAGTATCTGAAGCATACATTACCCGCATTTCGCAAACAGACAGCGTGACTATAAGCTTTCCAAGCCTGGATGAAACCATCAGTAAACAGCTCGACGTGGTTAGCAGGGCGATTAACGCATCAAACCGCACCTTTGGAATAGAAGTATTTATTGAAAACGGCAGCTTCAACATCAGGCCAAATATGATGGCACAAGTTATGATAAACGATATAACGCTATCCGATCAGATAGTAGTTCCGGCAAATACGGTTCAAAATGCCAACAATATATCCTTTGTTTTCCTGGCCGAAGAGACAGACGATGGATGGATTGCTGTAAACAGAGAGGTTACCACCGGGTATAATTACCAAAATGATCTGGTGATTACTGAAGGCCTCGACACAGGTGATTTACTGATCACTTCCGGCTATTCCAATTTATCAAACGGCGCCGCCATCTCAATTCAGGAAAATAATAGTACAGGAGTAAGTAATTAA
- a CDS encoding TetR/AcrR family transcriptional regulator, whose amino-acid sequence MGTTERKERERKRRKDRILNAAISLIEEKGFEKITMDEIAERTELSKGTLYLYYNDKASLYQAIKKRALQFLHDQFLDILQKDLPGAKLVYEMMLTFLGLINENTTFTKAMMLYDKKNKDEHEAADHTIQKDCIQLENELLMLIVRSLQIGVQDGSIKNELDPKLLALQIGFQMNGMIQFCLTGANKKGLQILDEKNMDLPDLMEQFLHTQFNQIE is encoded by the coding sequence ATGGGAACAACTGAACGAAAAGAACGAGAACGGAAACGACGAAAAGATCGCATATTGAACGCCGCGATCTCTCTCATCGAAGAAAAGGGATTTGAAAAAATCACGATGGATGAGATTGCCGAACGGACGGAGCTCAGCAAAGGTACGCTCTATCTCTATTACAACGATAAAGCCTCGCTCTATCAAGCCATCAAAAAAAGGGCGTTACAGTTTCTTCACGATCAATTCCTGGACATTCTTCAAAAGGATCTGCCCGGTGCAAAATTGGTATACGAAATGATGCTAACCTTTCTCGGCCTGATCAATGAAAACACAACGTTCACCAAGGCTATGATGCTCTACGACAAAAAAAATAAAGATGAGCATGAAGCGGCTGATCATACAATTCAGAAAGATTGCATTCAGCTTGAAAATGAACTGCTGATGCTAATCGTGCGCTCACTGCAAATTGGCGTTCAGGACGGGAGCATAAAAAATGAGTTGGATCCCAAGCTTCTTGCCCTTCAAATTGGTTTTCAAATGAACGGTATGATTCAGTTTTGTCTGACGGGTGCCAACAAAAAGGGACTTCAAATTCTGGATGAAAAAAATATGGATCTCCCCGATTTAATGGAACAGTTCTTACACACTCAATTCAATCAGATTGAATAA
- a CDS encoding efflux RND transporter permease subunit, giving the protein MDFKEFKISSLSINNRTTVYLLTVLVTMIGVYSYLILPKESFPEVEIPIFNVVTIYAGASPADVENVITRPIEQELKGIDGIDQITSVSKQATSIITVEFLTSKDKLVAQQEVNDAVEAARSELPTQLTEEPQVNDFNLADQPILNINLSGNFDLVELKAFADEIQDEIESLTDVNEAEIIGALEREIQVNVDLTKMQASGIAFRDIREAVRNKNMTSICRSD; this is encoded by the coding sequence ATGGATTTCAAAGAATTTAAGATTTCAAGCCTGTCAATCAACAATCGCACCACGGTTTACCTGCTTACGGTTTTAGTTACAATGATTGGGGTTTATTCATACCTGATTCTCCCCAAAGAGTCGTTCCCCGAGGTAGAGATTCCCATTTTTAATGTGGTTACCATCTATGCTGGGGCTTCTCCGGCAGATGTTGAGAATGTGATTACTCGCCCTATCGAGCAGGAACTGAAAGGAATTGACGGCATAGATCAGATCACAAGCGTATCAAAACAGGCCACATCTATCATCACGGTGGAATTCCTGACCAGCAAAGATAAACTGGTAGCCCAGCAGGAAGTGAACGATGCCGTGGAAGCAGCACGGTCTGAACTGCCCACACAGCTCACTGAAGAACCCCAGGTTAACGATTTTAATCTTGCCGACCAGCCGATTCTGAACATCAACCTCTCAGGTAATTTTGATTTGGTTGAACTGAAAGCATTTGCCGATGAAATTCAGGATGAGATTGAAAGCCTGACTGACGTTAATGAAGCGGAGATTATCGGTGCGCTGGAACGGGAAATTCAGGTAAACGTGGATCTCACCAAGATGCAGGCTTCCGGCATTGCATTCAGAGATATCCGTGAAGCGGTCCGGAATAAGAACATGACGAGTATCTGCAGGTCAGATTGA
- a CDS encoding TolC family protein has product MNHLFSFPLKLCGILALLIGLGFTSPAEAQSVTQAEDTLSQTLNLEQAIQIALANNTQMKRALLSIRDADQQVRIAWSNVMPEVAASANYTRNLEVPVNFIPAVIFNPEADPNELTPVAFGTDNNWQGGLSVSQTIFSGQAFVGISSSEVYKAAQSENLRATSQGIVTQTRVAYHQVLIAKEQVTLIQEQIDRIEKNLEDTRIRFEEGFVDEYAVLQLEVQLGNIQPQLTTAQFAVDTAKRELLDVLGLPLHLPIDVEGNLSKLDIFSASAESPENRSLKKIDKNVPIQLNKDSLLTRQAFELRGDLRVLDVQQQLQDRQLKAQRSQYLPSLSANYNLQWTASQPGSPQFFGTEDQRARSQTIMLNLQIPIFQGFSRDASIQQTKIQLKDLELQENQTRRTAQKEILSAQQSIEEAFETIEAQQQVLKQARRGYERAEARYQNGVGTQQELNDADLQLRQAENSYSQTVFNYLNAKAQYDQALGLVPFVGKEVNDIQNNIELN; this is encoded by the coding sequence ATGAATCATCTTTTTTCATTTCCACTAAAATTGTGTGGGATACTTGCTCTGCTAATCGGTTTGGGATTCACCTCCCCTGCCGAAGCTCAGTCAGTAACACAGGCTGAAGATACCCTCAGTCAAACCTTAAATCTGGAACAAGCTATTCAAATAGCATTGGCTAACAACACTCAGATGAAACGGGCTTTGCTTTCTATTCGGGATGCCGACCAACAAGTACGTATTGCCTGGAGTAACGTGATGCCGGAGGTTGCAGCATCTGCCAACTACACCCGAAACCTGGAAGTGCCTGTAAATTTTATACCGGCCGTAATCTTTAACCCAGAAGCCGATCCTAATGAATTGACGCCGGTTGCTTTTGGTACAGATAACAACTGGCAGGGCGGTTTGTCCGTATCTCAGACGATTTTTAGCGGACAGGCTTTTGTGGGAATCAGCAGTTCGGAGGTGTATAAAGCGGCGCAATCAGAAAATCTTCGTGCCACTTCGCAGGGAATTGTAACTCAAACTCGGGTCGCTTATCACCAGGTACTTATTGCCAAAGAACAGGTAACGTTGATTCAGGAACAGATCGACAGGATTGAGAAAAACCTTGAAGATACCCGGATACGGTTTGAAGAGGGATTCGTGGATGAATATGCCGTTCTACAACTTGAAGTGCAGCTCGGCAATATACAGCCACAGCTAACAACTGCACAATTTGCGGTTGATACGGCCAAGCGTGAACTGCTTGACGTGCTCGGCTTACCACTGCATCTGCCCATAGATGTGGAAGGCAATTTGAGTAAACTTGATATCTTCTCTGCCTCTGCGGAATCACCTGAAAACAGATCGCTGAAAAAAATTGACAAGAATGTCCCGATTCAGCTTAACAAAGATTCCCTGCTTACCCGACAGGCGTTTGAACTAAGGGGAGATTTACGAGTGCTTGATGTTCAGCAGCAATTACAAGATCGGCAGCTAAAGGCACAACGAAGCCAGTACCTGCCTTCATTATCGGCAAATTACAACCTGCAATGGACTGCATCGCAACCGGGATCGCCACAATTTTTCGGCACGGAAGATCAGCGGGCGCGATCACAAACCATAATGCTCAATCTGCAGATTCCCATTTTCCAGGGATTCAGCCGGGATGCGTCTATCCAGCAAACAAAAATTCAGTTGAAAGACCTGGAGCTACAGGAAAATCAAACCCGGCGAACCGCTCAGAAGGAGATTCTTTCGGCGCAGCAATCTATAGAGGAGGCGTTTGAAACCATTGAAGCCCAGCAACAAGTTTTAAAACAAGCCCGCCGGGGATATGAACGGGCCGAAGCCAGGTATCAAAACGGGGTGGGGACACAACAGGAACTTAACGATGCAGACCTTCAGCTACGCCAGGCAGAAAATAGTTACTCGCAAACCGTTTTTAACTATTTGAACGCAAAAGCTCAATACGATCAGGCACTTGGACTGGTGCCTTTTGTTGGAAAAGAGGTAAACGACATTCAAAATAATATTGAACTCAATTAA
- a CDS encoding alkaline phosphatase D family protein, whose protein sequence is MDRRESLKTILFGSVSLPFYNRLNNTNNYRREANQKKVTFQSGWKEWPDMEWVGPGFWGNRLQDWQLRDGKVQCAVSAPNRTLHILTHQITGNPSKLDLQVDVKLLSQSGSASDKIGMRLGAKAADDPVSVEFNDYRRDAIFGEGLDLGVQADGRLFIGNKTGDQPIDLSTSIQLAVSLEPFEDKHLLTISALHPNNGTVLSELSSEIEAEILIGGLALLSDFQSETSASDSPSVRFSNWSISGNPLKSDPNQKFGPICFAQYTLNRGILKMTAQLAPVESIKDHSVELQVHRNGDWNTIQTTTVEPLSRTALFRQENWKSDDDIPYRIRLVLPLMNDTREFFYEGTIAAEPIHSNKLKTAVFSCNSHYGFPNKEVVDNVKKHQPDMAVFLGDQLYESHGGFGVQHAPLEKAALDWLRKWYMFGWSYRDIFRHIPSAFIADDHDVYHGNIWGQGGKDAPVEKGWNYNSQDEGGYKMPPEWVNMVQRAQAGNLPDPYDPTPVDQDISVYYTDWTYGGVSFAILEDRKFKTAPKNVLPEEAEVVNGFIQNHNFDIKEYYDIEANLLGDRQLTFLEHWSADWSHHAQMKAVFSQTNFCTVATLPEGSVIDEIVPRLPIPRKGEYVTGDAPTVDMDSNGWPQKGRDEALRRIRKGFALHIAGDQHLASTVQYGIDEHGDAGFAFAGPALNNIWPRRWWPQVNTDHKPLPGRRKNTGDFEDGFGNKMTVYAVGNPVQTNRKPGLIYDRATGYGMIVFDKNERTMRIECWPRYVNPEMDPEGQFDGWPITIKQDENYGRKGKGFLPELRIEGITNPVIQVYNETSSELEYSLRIQGKTFTPKIFDNQSTYRLRVGEPDRNLWQEFENISVDDNEPILCSF, encoded by the coding sequence ATGGATCGCAGAGAAAGTTTAAAAACCATCTTATTTGGCTCAGTATCCCTGCCGTTTTACAATCGCTTAAATAACACTAACAATTATCGCAGAGAGGCCAATCAAAAAAAAGTCACCTTCCAAAGTGGTTGGAAAGAATGGCCGGATATGGAGTGGGTTGGACCCGGTTTTTGGGGAAATCGACTGCAGGACTGGCAACTCAGAGATGGCAAAGTTCAATGTGCAGTATCGGCTCCAAACCGAACACTGCATATTCTTACTCATCAAATAACCGGTAACCCTTCCAAACTCGATCTTCAAGTGGATGTTAAACTTTTGTCTCAATCCGGCTCAGCAAGCGATAAAATTGGCATGCGTCTTGGAGCAAAAGCGGCAGATGATCCTGTGTCCGTAGAATTTAACGATTACCGGCGGGATGCTATCTTCGGTGAAGGCTTAGACCTGGGAGTGCAGGCAGACGGAAGGTTGTTTATCGGGAATAAAACGGGAGACCAACCTATAGATCTTTCAACATCCATTCAGCTGGCTGTTTCTTTGGAACCATTTGAAGACAAACATCTTCTAACAATATCTGCTTTGCATCCTAACAATGGAACTGTTCTGAGTGAACTGTCTTCAGAAATTGAAGCCGAAATATTGATCGGTGGTCTCGCACTTCTTTCTGATTTTCAGTCCGAAACCAGTGCATCCGATTCACCATCTGTTCGTTTTTCCAACTGGTCCATCTCCGGCAACCCACTCAAGTCGGATCCCAATCAGAAATTTGGTCCAATTTGTTTTGCTCAATATACATTGAATCGGGGCATTCTAAAGATGACTGCACAATTGGCACCGGTTGAATCCATTAAAGATCACTCCGTAGAACTACAAGTACACCGAAACGGGGATTGGAATACAATACAAACAACAACGGTTGAGCCGCTGTCCAGAACTGCTCTTTTCAGGCAGGAAAATTGGAAATCTGATGATGATATACCATACAGAATACGACTTGTATTGCCCCTGATGAATGATACCCGGGAATTCTTCTATGAGGGAACTATAGCCGCAGAACCGATTCATTCAAATAAGTTAAAAACGGCCGTTTTTAGTTGTAATAGTCATTATGGTTTCCCCAATAAGGAAGTGGTTGACAATGTTAAAAAACATCAGCCGGATATGGCTGTCTTCCTGGGGGATCAACTTTATGAAAGCCACGGTGGGTTTGGGGTTCAGCACGCCCCCCTTGAAAAAGCTGCACTTGACTGGCTGCGAAAATGGTACATGTTCGGTTGGTCGTACCGGGACATTTTCAGACATATTCCATCAGCGTTTATTGCTGATGATCATGATGTTTATCACGGTAATATATGGGGGCAGGGCGGAAAAGATGCACCTGTTGAAAAGGGCTGGAACTATAATTCTCAAGATGAAGGTGGGTACAAAATGCCGCCCGAATGGGTCAACATGGTACAGCGGGCTCAGGCCGGTAATTTACCCGATCCGTATGATCCAACACCGGTTGATCAAGATATCAGTGTTTATTATACCGACTGGACTTATGGTGGTGTCAGTTTTGCTATTTTGGAAGACCGTAAGTTCAAGACCGCTCCCAAAAATGTGTTACCTGAAGAAGCAGAAGTTGTTAATGGATTTATTCAGAACCACAATTTTGATATCAAAGAGTATTACGATATTGAGGCTAATCTTCTTGGAGACCGGCAACTTACATTTCTGGAGCATTGGTCGGCTGACTGGAGTCACCATGCGCAAATGAAGGCTGTATTTTCGCAAACTAACTTTTGTACCGTTGCTACATTACCAGAAGGCAGTGTTATTGATGAGATTGTACCCAGGCTTCCTATACCGCGAAAAGGCGAATATGTAACCGGCGATGCTCCAACCGTTGATATGGACTCCAATGGGTGGCCTCAAAAAGGACGCGATGAAGCGTTAAGGAGAATTCGAAAAGGATTTGCCCTGCATATCGCCGGAGACCAACATCTGGCGAGTACTGTTCAGTACGGGATTGATGAACATGGCGATGCCGGGTTTGCGTTTGCCGGACCGGCATTAAATAATATCTGGCCGCGACGATGGTGGCCTCAGGTTAATACAGATCATAAGCCATTGCCGGGGCGTCGTAAAAATACGGGTGACTTTGAGGATGGATTTGGAAATAAAATGACCGTATATGCAGTCGGAAATCCGGTTCAAACCAATCGAAAGCCCGGGCTTATTTACGATCGAGCCACCGGTTACGGAATGATTGTTTTTGATAAAAACGAACGAACCATGCGGATCGAATGCTGGCCGCGATATGTGAATCCTGAGATGGACCCTGAGGGACAGTTTGACGGATGGCCGATTACCATCAAGCAGGATGAAAATTACGGCAGAAAGGGAAAAGGTTTTTTACCTGAACTACGGATTGAAGGAATTACAAATCCTGTTATTCAGGTTTATAATGAAACAAGCAGTGAATTGGAGTATTCGCTTCGAATTCAAGGAAAAACGTTTACGCCTAAGATTTTTGATAATCAGTCAACCTATCGATTGCGAGTGGGTGAACCGGATAGAAATCTTTGGCAGGAGTTTGAGAATATTTCAGTGGATGATAATGAGCCCATACTTTGTTCGTTTTAA